The genome window TGGGAAAAGTGTTATCTTATTTCAAATTATTCAATTTGCAGATTTTTCTAAGTATCTTGTGTGTGtcaaagaaaattcagaaagaaattcATATCTTCATATTAGTATTTTACGAGTCACTTGGTCTAGAAATTTCTCTATAATTACTCTTAAATCTCTTCTGTAACTCCTGCTATTTGGAGAGCCGAGATAAATTTGGATTCATCTAAGTGATCTGCAGATTTTATATTAGGAATTGACAGGAATCACTTTCTGTACCTCTGAGCCCCACAGGATAGCAAAGCTAATATCTAGTAGCCCAACGGTTAAAATAATTGATGAGTGTGTGTTGAATCCtcaagagaggagggaggaagcaaggaggagggggagaaagagcagcttcgagagaggagaggaagggggcaggTGCTGATTTCAGCCCTGTAGCGTCAGGATTGCGTCAATTCGGGTTTCAGCCACGTCTGGAGTCTCGGAGCCCAGCTTCTCAGAAGAGCCAAAACAGGAACGGAGGTGGCAAATCACTGTGCGAGGGCGAACGGACCTCCCTCTTCGCCTCCTCCCTGTTCCAGGCGCAGGTCTCCTGAGCTCAGCGCTGTTGTTTTCAGCACTCGGGAAAGCCGGCGCTTCAGATCCAAGCAAGTGAATCAAGCCAGGGAGTTTTCCGTTCAGCACCTCGGACAGAGCACGCAGCAAAAAATGGCTCCTATAGCTACCAGCAGAGAAGAATTTGGTAAGGAACTTCCTCAACTTAAGGCCACGATTGTTTTTTGGATGCTCCGGGGTTGACTGCGTTTCTTATCCTTTTTCCATCTCCACTGGGAATTGAACATAGATTTCCTATGTagttaatttgaaaggaaaatgacaACAGCAAACGGGCAATCGTGGCTTATTTCTgcaatttctttctgtctctgtgtctttcctcttTACATTTGTCTTCTCTAAGGGGGAATTTACCTTCACGAAGTTCTTCAACGTTCAGGTAGCTCTGTGAATTGTAGCATGCGCTGAGTAAAGGAACAGAAGTCCGTtgttcatattctgatttcatttatttggtaggGAATTCTTACATGTAGGTAAATCTGTGTTTTATGAGGAGGAGGCAGATATATCTGTGGTTACATAAGAGTTTGATCTGGTATAAAGCAACTTGCATACTGAGGGTTTGAGATGTATATTTTATTAGAGAGTGTGGCATAAGCATGCTTTTTTCCATTGTTTAGCATCCTCAAAATGTGTTGCTAGTGAAAGAATCTGATGATAATGCAGTTAAAGGGACTTTGTAAATTAACTGTCTCAGCCTATTTCATTACTGGTGAGGTAAGTGAAGCTCAAAGAGATGAGGAAAGTATTTCAGGTTGTGTCGTTATCCAAAAGCTGCTGGAAACTTGAATCGGAGCTTGTGTTTTCCAGTTGTTTCCTTTTTCCTATACAAAATTTTTGACGCCatagctttctttctctgttaaagTAAAACTAGATGTATTTCTTATAAGAAAAAGTAGTATATTTAGCTTTAACTCTATTCTAAAGGCAAGAGATCAGAATTCTACTTACTTTACAagccttttttctaaaaaaaaacatggtatttTATAGAAGTTTGTGATTAACAGTGATATTTGCAAATgtgtgaaaatttttatttaactgaatGAAGCGACTCTGATCTTTGCTCTCAAAAGCTGAAGACCATATCAGTAGAGAATGCACAGGACTGAGTGAATCTTTTCATGCTTTACCAAATGTTTTTCCATTTGACATAAGTATTAAATACAGTTTATATTATTCTGGTCATATATGATTTTCTTTCACAATTTTCCACCCCATGTGATTGGATGTATATTATGATGTTTATTTCATGATCCTGATTGAAATCATAGTTGATTAATAGTGAAACATTTTTAGAGTCTGTGCTAGTGAAAATATGAGTCATATGTTCTATCATCAGCTTTCAGTCTACTTAGAAAAAATCATTTCCTACTGCTTTTATCGTTCTTACACCGGCTGAAGAATTGCTTCAGTTCAAGACTTTGGTTTTGCTCTTTGGCCTTGGATTATTAGAGTCTGTATGAGGGGTGTATTTTTCTGCCACAAAGACTTGAATAGTAGGAAAAACTGAAAGCTGATACTAAGTTTGGCTGGTTATCTTTAGCTCTTGCCTCATTCTTTTTCTGCAGCATTCACTGTTATATTTTACTCTATTTTAAGACATAGAAAATTTATTTCAGCTTTGCATGATTCAGTTTCTCAACATCATTAAACTACAGaattttataataaagaaaaatataattatatgttcAAAATGATAAAttgctattcttttctttttgttttcctggatttttctcttatttattcttCCTTAGTCTTATAGACTTTCAGTTTAGTTTTGTGATTGTGAAGTAGATGGCAGATTGTTTGAGAGAATAGGGAAGGAATAACAAAAGATTGATCTTCTTGGGATTATTTAAGCAAGGCTTAACCCTTTCCTGACTGTGACTTTTAACTTTATACTTTTTAGCTtttgtaataaaaagaaaagattgaaaTGGAAGTAAATGCACTTAACATTGCGTTTTAGTTATACTCACTTTGAATGTATTAAACAGCAACTCAATTGATATACTATGCCCAGATACAGGAGTACTGTTTTTATTTGCACATATACTAATCATCTATTTAGGAAATAGTGCTAATATATGAAATATGATAAGCTTTATGTATAATTACTATTATCTAATATAATAATTTAATGCACCCTCATTCAAGGAAAGAATGTAATTTCAATACCGTTACCATTGGCCATGTGGTTGTTTGCTAGGGAGAAATGGTTATGGATAAAACTGAACTCTAAATTATCTATTCTGCATCTCTCATTAGATGTTAAGAAATCCTGATTGAATTATAAACCTTGTTTTGTTTATATCCTACTTAAAtgtaattaatttttgttttggatAATTCAAAGTTTATTGTGGGACTTGGGGTTAGTGTGCAAGGGGATTGCAGTGTTGTAAACATGATATTAGCATCCTGTTGctcttcttttttgttcttttttatcctAATGTATGAACATTTGTTTTACTGCTGTTCCACAGgtggaataaaaattaatgagTTTTTGGCAATCACAGATACTATTTCATTTCTTAACATTGCATGAACCATTGCAATTCTTGAATTTGCTGTTTAAATCCTGGATAAATAAAAACTACTAAGGATACATAATATCTCAGTGTTTCAGAATACATATTAAGTGTTTCAGGCTCAGTAAGGATTGATGCTTCTGGAAAGCCTCAAAAAACCAATTAAATAGTAATCAAGTTAGTACTGATCCATCATGTTGTAGCTGATTCATGCTATCTAAGAAAACAAAGATAGATCAGGGCCAGTATCCCCCACTCCCTATCCCCATATCtatccaggcccagctccacattttcattttatttatgaaaaactACTGAAATGCCAAAGTGTCTATCATGTTGTACTTTTTTCTGTGTGTCATACAAGGGATGTATTTACACTTGAAGTTCATGTGAACTATGTACGTAACAATCCCAGAATAGTTTGAAAATAGTCTGCCCAATGTACAGCAATTGGTATCtctgttcacttttcaaataggCTTGTATCTCCAACTTTGCTCCTTTAATATATGTTTGCCGATCATTTGATTTTTTCAGATGAAATCCCCACTGTGGTGGGGATCTTCAGTGCATTTGGCCTGGTCTTCACAGTCTCTCTTTTTGCATGGATATGTTGTCAGAGAAAATCTTCCAAGTCTAACAAGACACCTCCTTACAAGTTTGTGCATGTGCTCAAAGGAGTTGATATATACCCTGAAAACCTGAATAGCAAAAAGAAGTTTGGGGCAGATGacaaaaatgaagcaaagaaTAAGCCGGCTGTGCCTAAGCACTCCTTGCATCTTGATCTTGAGAAGAGAGATCTCAATGGTaattttccaaaaacaaacaTCAAAGCTGCCAGCCCATCTGATTTGGAGAATGTGCCCCCGAAGCTCTTtttagaaggagaaaaagaggcagTTTCCCCTGATAGCTTAAAGTCCAGCACTTCTGTTACTTCAGAAGAGAAACAAGAGAAGCTGGGAATTCTCTTCTTCTCTTTAGAGTACAACTTTGAGAAAAAAGCATTTGTGGTAAATATCAAGGAAGCCCGTGGTTTGCCAGCCATGGATGAGCAGACAATGACCTCCGACCCATACATCAAAATGACGATCCTCCCAgagaagaaacacaaagtgaaaaccaGAGTGCTGAGGAAAACCTTGGACCCAGCCTTTGATGAGACCTTTACGTTCTACGGGATCCCCTATACCCAGATCCAAGAGCTGACCTTGCACTTCACGATTTTGAGTTTTGACAGGTTTTCAAGAGATGATATCATTGGGGAAGTCCTTATTCCTCTCTCAGGAATTGAATTATCTGGTGGGAAAACGTTAATGAACAGAGAGATCATCAAGAGAAACGTTAGGGTAATTAATTTTCAGTCCTTAAGTATTTATAAACAATcttttgtgtagtttttttttgtatcaagggggttttcattaaaattttaaatttgtatgtatCACCCTTatgttgattattatttattataaccaAGTGGAGGGCAAGGGAATTGAAtagataaaagaaaatttaatgcaAAACTGAATCactcaaattattttaatgatataaaataaatattcatatttatagacatttaaatatcatttatattaatatatttcctAATTTCTATCAAAAGTATTTTGACCATCAATGCAACCTGCAAACACAGATTTCTTATCCACAAACAAGTTAACAAAAATGTTTCAAGGTCATTATTCTTGAatttgaaatggaaattaaaagttaaatcaaTTGTTCTTGAGAATTTGGAAGTTGTATTGACTTTCTGTGGACCTGCTTTCCAGAAAAGACATCACATTCTATTGAATTATACGTGTCCATCCCTATGTTGCATAATAGGAGTTGAGTTATTCTGCCATCATATTTATACTACCTTGGTAGTTCTGGGATTTTTAGAAAAGAACTAGATGTCACTTAAACAAATTTAACCTTAATTGCACTTTAAATCCAGAACTCAGTTGATTCCACTAGTGGTAATTCAGGATAATTTCTGCCTATTTTGCAGAGTTTATAGAGAATAATAAACATACtaatttgcctttaaaataatagtgTTTTAGAGCTGAAAACAACTTTACAACTTGTTTCAGCCATCTCCTTGCCTTTTTTTGTGTAGAAACTAATAAAGGTCGGTGTCCACAGACATTACACAGCTTGTGTGATGCACAAGGCTcctttgtggtacagtggaatGAAATGTTTGCTACCCTTGGTCTCCTTGGAATGTTTACTCTCATCACTTCCCTGTGCCAGAATTTGTATTATTGTATTGCAGTTTTAGTTTTTCCCCATCCATCATTCTTAGTTAATAGCAAAGCCCTAGTTAGCATTTTGTTACTTTCAGTTAAAACTTACACTATGAGTTCTTTAGTGTCTTACTGAAtgtctttaaaatacaaaaccaaTCTGAATGTCATTCAAATAATGAAATGACACTGTCCAAAACCAATGTACTAAAGATTTTTTGTCAATTCTTCCACGACTTCAATTCATTCCTTGAATTATACAGAAACATGATTTAGTAGGAAGGCAGAGAATTCTAATCCTATCAGCCTTCTGAGCTAGGAGAGTGGTAGGAGTCAAGAAATCTCATTTGATCTGAATTCAAATTCCAATAATGTTAATGCAAATGAATTTGAAGTTAAATCCAACTTACCATGAGTCATTTGACCATACACAGACCCATTCAAAAAATTTGGTAATTTTTTACGAATAATAACTTCAAAGTAAGGatgctattaaaattaaaatctggaAATACACCCAAGTAGGATAGGCTTTCATTTAAATATCCTTTTAAACCTTTTTAAGCAATGGGTGTGGCCaacacatttgaaaaatgtaaCATTCTGCAATACCGGGAAAGACCACAAGATGGCAGGCAGTTGTTTCAAGGCAGTGATGGTAAGCACAAAAGCTTTTAGTCACTCTTGCATTACATAgcttatcaaaataaaaaataagtagcaATATTACACTTACATAACAatgcaattatatttattttaaattgtgatGAAAATACAAACTTTagatttaataaacataaaaatatatgtactatGTTTCTCTTTGTTTAGAAGTCTTCAGGAAGGGGCGAATTACTGATCTCTCTTTGCTATCAGTCCACCACAAATACTCTCACTGTGGTTGTCTTAAAAGCTCGACACCTACCTAAATCTGATGTGTCTGGACTTTCAGGTAAGCAAGTTTATGAAACTCAGACTCTTGTGTAAGTGGTTAGTAATTGAGCAAAATAGTGAACAACTAACTTTGACATATGATTTTGTTTTCCCCTCTACTTAAAATCACAAGAGATGTGACTATTTTTCTACTACTCTTTTTGAATAACAATGTAACCAGTGCCACAGCGAGAAGAGGAAATTTACAGAGTTAAGTAAAGCTAGTTCGCGGTAGATGTCTGGCTGAATGTGTTAAGAAGACATCAGTGGTAACTGTTGAAATGAAAGGTTTCTGTCAAAAGTGCACAACTGGAAATAAAAGTTAGCTCAGGAGAAGagttaatttcatattttaaacgACCTCACCTGTTCTCactcttttcattatttattgctattttccctctaattctaaacatattttaagaattaGCTTTTAGTCTTGtgactaacttttaaaaaatgaagcaaaacacAACAGATCATCAACCCTTCTTTT of Oryctolagus cuniculus chromosome 10, mOryCun1.1, whole genome shotgun sequence contains these proteins:
- the SYT4 gene encoding synaptotagmin-4, with protein sequence MAPIATSREEFDEIPTVVGIFSAFGLVFTVSLFAWICCQRKSSKSNKTPPYKFVHVLKGVDIYPENLNSKKKFGADDKNEAKNKPAVPKHSLHLDLEKRDLNGNFPKTNIKAASPSDLENVPPKLFLEGEKEAVSPDSLKSSTSVTSEEKQEKLGILFFSLEYNFEKKAFVVNIKEARGLPAMDEQTMTSDPYIKMTILPEKKHKVKTRVLRKTLDPAFDETFTFYGIPYTQIQELTLHFTILSFDRFSRDDIIGEVLIPLSGIELSGGKTLMNREIIKRNVRKSSGRGELLISLCYQSTTNTLTVVVLKARHLPKSDVSGLSDPYVKVNLYHAKKRISKKKTHVKKCTPNAVFNELFVFDIPCEGLEEISVEFLVLDSERGSRNEVIGRLILGATAEGSGGEHWKEICDYPRRQIAKWHMLCDG